In the Bacillus solimangrovi genome, TGATGCAGCACGCCACCCATTACAGATTGTACGCTTCAAAGTTGAGAAACCTGTCTACCCTTATAACATGATGAGAAAGGAAAACATCTAAGATGAGAAAAAAACCCGTTGTTCTAGGAATTGCAGGTGGATCCGGCTCAGGTAAAACAACTGTAACAAGAGCGATTCATAAGCATTTTACTGGTCAGTCAATTTTAGTTATTGAACAAGATTACTATTATAAGGATCAAAGTGATCTTCCGATGGAAGAACGTTTAAAGACTAATTATGATCATCCACTTGCATTTGATAATGACTTATTAATTGAGCATATTAACCAATTACTTGAATACAAACCAATTCAAAAACCTGTGTACGATTATGAAATGCATACTCGCTCTAGTGATGTTATTCATATTGAGCCGAGAGATGTTATCATTCTTGAAGGCATTCTGATTTTAGAAGATGAGCGTCTTCGTGATTTGATGGATATTAAGTTATTCGTAGATACAGATGCCGACTTACGTATTATTCGTCGAATGATGCGTGATATTAAAGAGCGCGGTCGAACGATTGATTCAGTTATTCAACAATATGTCTCTGTTGTACGTCCAATGCATGAACAATTCATTGAACCAACGAAACGTTATGCTGATGTTATTATCCCAGAAGGCGGAAAAAATAATGTTGCTATCGACTTGATGGTAACAAAAATTCAAACAATTCTTGAAGAAAACCGCATTTTGTAATAGCATAGAAAAGGCGGTATACGATCAAAACACGGTAAGAGCAAAGTGAAAAAGTACAGCTTTCATCCTGATGTATACGCATTGGAAAAAAGCTGTGCTTTTTATACATGTTTTTGCTACTTTAATCGTATCGTAAGAACATGTATAAATTCGAGAGATATGTCAGCAATGATTCATTAATCGAACAAATCAGAACAAAAGAGTTATAACTATGTTGAAGGAGTGATTTCTGTGGCTGAAGAAAAAGGTTACTATATGACCGAAGAGGGTAAAACAAAGTTAGAAAATGAACTGGAATATTTAAAAACAGAAAAGCGTAAAGAAGTGGTTGAACGTATTAAAATCGCACGTGGTTTTGGGGACTTATCTGAGAATTCAGAGTACGATGCAGCGAAG is a window encoding:
- the udk gene encoding uridine kinase, translating into MRKKPVVLGIAGGSGSGKTTVTRAIHKHFTGQSILVIEQDYYYKDQSDLPMEERLKTNYDHPLAFDNDLLIEHINQLLEYKPIQKPVYDYEMHTRSSDVIHIEPRDVIILEGILILEDERLRDLMDIKLFVDTDADLRIIRRMMRDIKERGRTIDSVIQQYVSVVRPMHEQFIEPTKRYADVIIPEGGKNNVAIDLMVTKIQTILEENRIL